In the Vicia villosa cultivar HV-30 ecotype Madison, WI unplaced genomic scaffold, Vvil1.0 ctg.000011F_1_1, whole genome shotgun sequence genome, GAGCATTGAATCAACAACATGGGCTAGGGCCACAAGTTAGGATATCAGAGGGTGTGGAACTGATGGCTGGTATAACCAACCCAATCAACATcgttagtgttttttttttattaattttcgtGTGTTAacatatcataaatttaatattaatatttttattccatcaatcattattaaaaaaatcacaacaagTGCCAATTGAATAATTGACACCGCCTATTAAAAATTACGACCAAACGACAATTGAGTTGACAACATCAGAGACAAACGTTAATTCAATTAACGTCACCTCTTTAATTTTATGTGCATGCGCCAATTCGCCTGACACCAATGcttcattgatttttttttgaaagtgaaatatattaagaaattatttgaaatgtgggttattttagtttttttttatttttaaaaaagtggattttattgataaaaaattcaataatttccTGTGTAAATAAATGCGACTCGTACCTAGGGATGACAAACAGACCCAAATCCGCAGggtccacccgcacccgaacccgagtcaacgggtgaaaacccgagttgactgggtttgggttcgggttcgggtgccacccgatatttcgggtgcgagtTTGGGTAGTGCGAAACCCACGCCCAAAACTCGAAATCACacccgatatatatatatatatatatatatatatatatatatatatatatatatatatatatatatatatatatatatatattatggaaagttgtaagaaaattgtaggaaaaatatattttatgtattttgttgtgggtttgggtttgggtgaaaaaacccaaacccaacgggtgtgggcgtgggtattattttgtcacccgaataacttttgggtttgagttcgggttcgggtggtaatttcgagtgcgggtttgggtagtataaaacccgcacccgcgggcacccgttgccatccctactcGTACCATTTCAAGGAATGAAGTGGTGATTTACGTTATAACAAACCGTCCAAATTCAGTACCACTATACAATGGTAGACCCGCACACACCAGATCACCTCTTAGTCGGTTTTTGAGTGTTTATGCTTTACAGCGCTATTTTTGTTTTGCACCTCCCTTCAAAATCCGATAAACCACCACCTCTCTCTCTCACCGGAGATATTCAAACTTTTTCACCACCTCCCTCTCCGGTCACCAACCGAAGCAACACAACTTCAATCATCAACAAATCCCTAACGAACCAAACGTTTCATCTTCAACTCATCTTTTCAACCTCCACTGCGTTCTCAACCAAGGTTCGGTAATTTGATTTTCCCAATTACTCTCTCACTTCGAACTTATCCACCTCGCTTCATTTTCCCTTTCAAACCCTAACTCACATTGCACAACTGAATGGAACCATTCTTCGCCAACTAGGGCTTGTAGTCGCTTACAGTTACTGTAACCCTATCGTTTTATGTATTTCAGCTTTCATTGAATCTTTATGATATGCAATCTTACGAACATGTTTTAGTATTCAGCAAAAGTACTAGCTTTAATAGTTAACAATTTGTTTACAAATGACTTAAAAGGTAGGTATTGATTTGATTAAGTTAGCAATATCCTATAATGGAGTTCACCAATTGTAGTTTAACATAAATTATCCCTAGAGCGTTATAATTTATGAATAGACTTGTATGTTGAATACTACATCTCTACGCGGCACCGGCACCTCTGAAAAAAAGACGTGTCAGTGACTGAAACCAACACCGACACTTATGATTACgtttaacttatttttttcttcaaattattaTCGGTGTCAACGTATTAGTATCGGTGTTGTGTTTTTGATtgatgtccgtgcttcatagcttCATCTACTCTTTTGGAAATTTGTATTTTACCTCACCTTTCAGTAGGGTTTTGTGTTGCCTGTTATTTGGGTTGCTCTCTGTGTCGAAAGCCTGTTCTAGTGATTTTTTACTGTTGTTTGAACTCAAGGTTGTTGGTCCTATTACGGCTTATATCCAAATGTAGGTTTTTTTTGCCTTAAAGAAATGATAGATTCTCAAAGGAGGATTTGGATTTGAGGAACTGGAAATAAGATTTACTATGGTCAACAACACCATAAGAGTCTAAGTTAACTTTTGTCAAAACATAGAGGCTTTTTGATATAGTCAATCATACAAGTTACGGATATCTGTTTCTTTATGATTAAGGGCTTGAAATAACTGAAAATTTCAGTGAATGCTATAATCCTACATTAAATAGCTTGGCAATGTTAGGATTATGAGTAGGAATTCAGAAGGGAGTCAGGAATCTTTCCATTCTGCAATTCCTCCTAAAAACTAATGTCCTTAGTCTGATTTTATAGCTTTCTTTCTTGAAATCTTAAGTAGAATCTTTGGGATTATAGTCTTGTGAGTTTATTTCATTCTATCTTTTGTCATATTTGATATAAAGtacatttataattaaatttctaAGTATTCTATCTAGATCTGAGGGGCAGGGGCTGTAAGTGAGGATGAATTTGCAACCTGGGCAGTCTAAATCCTCTAATGGATATGGCCGTCGTAAATCTGACAGAGAAGGTGCAGCTAAGTTAGAGAATAAGATGCCATCTGAAAAATTAAATGCCAACAGATTGGCAAGCACAGGTAAACTTCGGAGCaggataatttattatttatttgtcataatattcactatgttaatattttctgtttgttaTAACAGGTGTGATTTATGGCATTAAAGGTGATAGTTACGGAAGTCCTTCACATGACCGACTAGTATATCTAACAACATGCCTAATTGGGCAGCAGGTGGAGGTCCAGGTGAAAAATGGGTCTATATACTCTGGAATATTTCATGCAACAAATACAGACAAAGATTTTGGTATGTTCTTTTTCTATTAGTACTTAGTAGTTTTGGTGATTCTGAAAGCTATTTATTTGTATTATCGCGTAGCTATCTGGAGGGAACTATGTAGCACAAACATTGCGTGGACACCTATAATATTCAAAACATAGGAAATTGTTGTTAAATATCGGTTATATCGCCGATATACCGGTTTTTCATATCGGAATTTGCCTATCCGATACGATATCCGATATTCCGTTTCAATTTCGCGACGCTCCGCATTTCGGCCGTTTTCTAGTATACCGGTATACCGGTTTGAAGTTCATATCAGAATTTATATTTTTCTGATCTTTTTTTAacaagttatattaaaaaataattgaaatattgaatGTGAAGAGGTGGAAGGAAAAAGTAGGCTACGAAGAGGTGGAGAGGTGGCCAATAATAATTAGTAAGTAGGCTGTGAAGTGTGAAGAGGTGCAGACTAATCAAGTGAAAATTTGAAGAGGTAaagtaatactccctccgtctcaaaattgcaaagaggacacctattgtaagacggagggagtaataaagtGGAGAGCTGTATGGATATTAACATAATCTTGGTAGTCTCGAAAATAGAAGTGAATGTGAAGAGGTATATTAGTTGGTGTGATTATATATAGGACTAATAGGAGTCATAGTCCATCACCATAAATTTCTCTTCACTATTTTCTTTCTTCACATTCATTCTTCCTGGTCATTCATCTCGTCCAGATAATTcttatttcttttctgttttcttCTCAATTTTGTTTTTTGGTTTCATTTCTTCTAGTTTTCTCAAACTAGTTTCTTTTCATTCCATTCCATTGGGTTCTCTATTTTCAAGTCCTTAAACCCTCTGTTTTTATACATTTGTTATAGTATGGAAAGTGGCGGTGAAGCATCAAAACTTTTTTAATAGTTGTTTATGTTAGTAGCTtttatatgtgtttcatgttttattttatatataaatatttattttaaccgCCTTTATGGTTTCCGCTATTTGCCCGTCACGATATCCGATATTTCTCATATCGGGTTTTTGGTGATCCGATATTTTCTGCAATCCGATATTAACAACACATACCGTAGCatacatataaaattaaatatgaaccTTATTTATTAAAGATCTAAATTGAGAATCAAGATTTATATATTCTTCATCATAGCAAAAGGACTTGTTAAGTATTGCAATTTTCCTATGATAATGAGTCTCACCAGTTATTCAATTTGAACATTCTATTTCTTTGCAAAAAATATTGTAACCGTGATGAGCTATTGAACTATGTTTTGCACCTTCAATCCATCCATATACATCCAAAATGCTAAAAAGGATTTAATTGGGTCTTTCACCCGCTAATTGATCATCAtcttttttgttgttgaaaattTTGGTACCAGCCATGTCTATTTTCATGTCTAGCCAAGTGGAAGTGTCGGCTAGGTGTCCATGCCATGTCCTCGAGGTGTCGGTTTGGagctaattgttttttattttgacacTGAAAGGAGTATAATGTAAGGAATGTGTTGTACAAGGGTTGAAAATCAAAATGTGTTGGACATTGGACTTGCATAGAACCCAAAGTGTTGGTGTCTGTTATATACTGTAAAATGGATATACATGTTATTTaggataattaataattaattaattttgggaatttttcaatgagtttttatttttgaagttaTTGTTTGATTAGGATTGACTGTTGTGTTCTACATCACTATTCCCATTTTCACTATTTGATTTGTTGGTCATAGAGAACTTGACCTACTATGCTTCGTATATCATACTCTTTTCTAGGAATCATTTTGAAAATGGCTCGCTTGACAAAGGACGCTTCTTCACAAAGGCAGAAGCCTGCTGCAGAATTTATCAGCAAGGCTCCTTCAAAGATTTTAATTATACCTGCCAAAGAACTTGTGCAAATTATAGCACAGGTTTGCCGCTTTTTAAGTATTTGCTATTAATTCGGGAGTTTTGCTAGTTACTCATGTTAAATATCTGCTTGCAATctcataatatttttattgaattccGTATAGTAGGCAATTGTATTGGAAAGTTTAATCTATGCTCTACGGTTAGTGAAGTATTTTTTGTAAGACATTGCCACTTGTTTCCTGATAATACTTTTGGTTTATCAATTATGGCAGGGTGTTGCTGTTACAAGTGATGGCCTACCTAGTGAACCTCACCATGATAGATATCAGGAAATCATGGTTGATTCATTGATATCTCAATCTCATCATGCTGAGCTAGGAAGAGAACTAAAACCCTGGGTACCTGATGAAGATGATCTACAATGCCCTGAACTGGAAAATATCTTTGATGGCCAGTGGAACAGGTTATTTTTCTTAATGAATTAAATTTTATGAAcaataaaatcatttattttcttgAAACACCGAAACTTGCCTTTATTCTCTCGAGTTTAGAAGATTGAGAAACAATACTATGTATGTTTTATATTCTATGTTAGGAATTTTCTTTAGAATAAGAGTCCAGATGCTAGTGGTTGATATCATAATGGTCTCTTGGTCTTACACCGTTTTGTTTCTAAACTGAGGATATTTCTCCTCCATTGTTATGAATAAGACTTGATATTTGGTATTATGGACAAATGGAAATTAGATGACAAAAAGTAATGCCTGGCTAGATATTGTGTAATATTATGCGtagttcttttcttctttttgccTCCATAAAACCAATCAATTTCACAAACTGTGTAAGCATACGTTCCCAATTCTTCTTTGTGACTTTTGGAACCATATTTCTTGTTAGGGACCAATCAACCTGTTGTGATTCGCTAAACTCTTGTGTTTGGAACCTGATTTTAGCAAAAGATCTGTCTGACATTTGATGGGCATTCAACTTCTTTCTTGTGCTGCATCATTTATATTTTCAGGCTGTAGGACCATGACCATTTATAGAAATTAAGGATTCTTTATTGGGGATTTATCAAAAGGTTATTTATTGGGGCATACCCATAATCATTGAGGGAGGTTTGATTGAGTATATGAAATTGTCCCTTCAGTACTGTCATTGTGTTAGGTACAGGTTTTCCTTTTTTTACTTTCATGTTTCAATTTCTTCCCAGCATATCCATTTAGCTTTGCATAGGCAATTTCTTTAACCTTTCTTTTTAAGCATTTTAAGGGGATGGGACCAGTTTGAAACAAATAAGGCACTGTTCGGGGTAAAAAGCACATTCAATGAGGAACTTTATACAACAAAGCTTGAAAAAGGTCCGCAAACAAGAGAATTAGAAGTGCGGGCTTTAAGAATAGCAAGGGAAATCGAGGGTGAGGAAACTCGAGATCTTCATCTTGCTGAGGTTAGTGTTGCTCAAGTACCCATGTTCTTGCTTTTTTTTTTGGCACTTGTGAATTTCAGCAGTTTTTGATTTAATTGTGTATTTAAAAATCGCTAactatattatttttcttaacagGAAAGAGGTCTTCACTTTGATGAAGACTTTGATATTGACGAAGAAACAAGATTCTCTTCGGTCTATAGGGGTAAACATGTTGATGATACATATGAGGACAATGAAGATATACTGATCGATTCATACAATTCTGAGACTTTTTGTGGTAAATTCGGTTCAGTCGATGAGAGGTCTGGTGAAATAAATTGTGGAGAAGGCAATGATGGAGCTCATACACTGGCTACTTCCTCTCCCATGGTATATCCTCATTTCATTATTTAATCATCAAAAGTGCTGGAATTTAGTAATTCCCAGTAATTTTCTCAACCATATTGTGCTTTGTAGGAGTTCTTGATTATAATTATTAGAGTTttgcctaactcatccttacaaaaccggcttgtaaggtgaggggTGCCGTGCCACTCTATATAAATCCTTTAGACTTTAGAGGCTCTACGTCTAACCACAGGTGGGACTTGTGATCTTCCcaatacaccccctcacgcccaaccatattagagtttggcctaattaattaattttttttaatttttagtttgatACTTTGGTATATATTGTTGGTTGATGGTAACCAACGCATAACAGAATTCAGTTAGGACCTAGCCTTCTAGAGGAGGGGAAGAGAATTGGGCATTACAATGGGAACCTAGCCTTATTCCTAATACTAATACAATATAACTATATAGTACTTTGTATATTACACAATTGTTAATATTCCTATTCCGGCAAAGCGTCTTAATTTATACTTTTAAAATTCGTGCAGATTTAACTTCTAAATACTACTAAGAACTATATATATTTCCTTGGCCAGGAAAATGTTGATATCAATGTTCTTTTCAAGTTTTTGCTGTCTTCTCTGCATTCTTTCCTTTCATCTTAAGAAAGAAGTAACTATTTTGCTTTCTCATTATTGCAATACTTGGTGTATATTGTGTATGCAGGATCACCAACAGTCATCTCAGTCAAGTACTGGTGTAGGTTTAACCAGCACGCGTGCTTATGATCATGCTAAGCAGTTTGCGTCTGCAATCCCATCCAAAAGCTACTCGTCTTCGGATGTGGAAAGCAGGTGTTACCTTTATCTGTTCTGTATGATTGTTTATCAATAGTTGTTTCCACTAATGCTTTGTATTGTTTTCCTAAAGATGTCATTTCAAGCATAAATCTATAACAATAACtatataactatatataaaggCAAAACACCATTTTGGTGTAGCCTAGTTTTCCCCAAATATACCCTtttcagtttttattttaaactttaacTTCTCTCACTAACATTTTCAGAGTAGTttacatatattttttctttcaataatCTTCTACCATTTATttgttttatcttaattaatttaaacGAATCAAATTTGAGCAAAAAATACCGTTTATATTTTTACTCATGTGCGTACTAAAAAAGTGGACAGACGGGCTCGCCAGTGCCCGTTTGGACACTAGTATCATCTTTAATTTATTACAAATCTTCACAAGTATCCAACAACATTACAGGTTTCAGGAGAACCCGGTTCAAAATCTACGTGGAACCAGTGGTAACACCAAGGAAGAAAATCTAGTGAGTTGAGGTTTCAGCATTACTGCACAAACTATTATCCACACAAACTTCTCACATGAGATTAATAGTATTTCTAATATGACTgaatcttgtttttattttcttctctAATTGGTGCAGCAATGTGAGGATGTTCAGCTGTCTAAATACGAGGGTATGTAAAAAAATCTTTCAGCTTCCTCAGATTTGAGCAGCTCTAAAATGTTACATCTGAAGTGATGCATATGAAACTACTCCCTAACTTATGTAGGGAGTTGAGAAGTTTTCTGTTAGTACTCCAGTACTTTTAAACGGCGTTGAGACTTAATTTTTGTGTCTGCTTTTTCGATCATGTGTATTCCTCAAATTTTTGTGCAGATTCACAGACATCACTCTACTTGAAGAAGGACTTATCTCCTAATGCCAGCTCCTATGCCCCATCATCTCATATCTTAACAAAATCTCATGAAAAGATGGAATCCCCCGGGGATTTAGCGTATGGCAAAGCTAATGGAGGAACAGAGTATATAAATTCACGCGGAGTCGGTGCATCATCTGGGTCAGATTCTGTGAGAGATGTGGCAGCATCTTCTGGTCCTGGTTTATCTCCAAGTTCATCTGTTGGTTCACTGTCTTCTGAAAAATCGTCTTTGAATCCTAATGCAAAGGTGCAGTTCAAGAAGGAATATTTCACTAGCTGATTCTTGCATTATAAATTATTTGCCATTGTCTGAGTTTCTCCTGTTTCTTATTCATGTTGTAAGGAATTCAAGCCCAATCCTACGGCAAAGAATTTTATTCCATCACCTGCTCGTCCTTCCACTCCAGTGTCTGATAGTTCCTTCTATTTTCAACCTAATGTAACTACTGTACCAAATATGCAAGGCCTGCCCATGAGTATTGGGGTAAGTCATTCTGAGTATTTATTGAATTGAATATGTAGAAGTGCTTAGTTATGGATTGAAGTTACGGAAGTGTTACTGCTAATTTTGACTTGCATCATTAGACTAAAGAGTTATGACTTAGTATCAAACTCATCTAGCTCAATAACTACTGTCACGTGCTTAAGTTTATTATAAGTTTCTGGTGGCTACTCATCCCCCGTTTTGCGGATAGGGGACTTTAATTTGATATTCTGGAGATGTGATTTATAAAGTTGGTTAAGTTGTTTGCAAACGAGACTATGCAGATGTGTTGGGTTTGACTTGATTTCCTTTCTGCCTTGGTACTGCTCACACACACTCTCTTTTTGCATATGACCTTCAGGCTGGACCCACTTTTACCGGACAACAACCTATCATGTATAATTCACAGGTTTCCCAAATGCCAACTCAAGCATATTTTCATCCAAATGCACCGCAGGTATGAAATCACTTGTAGAATCGTTATTCGTTATGAGAATAATGGTGCTTTACAAATAATTGCTTACAATCTGATTGCAGTACGGACAGCTTCATGGTCATCCTATGCAAGCTTTATACATGCCTAGTTACTTACCTGTAAGAGCTTTCATCTTACCCCTACTGTCATAAATGATAAAATCAGCCATCTCAGTAACTTGATGCATAATGTTCCATGTTGATATATCATGCATGATGCATTCTTTCTTATCATGAATCACTCTGGTGAAACATGACTCTTTGTCAATTAGGCACCTCAACTGGAATTTAACAATTCTAAATGCAattaattgtatgcttttgggaGGAGGCATATGCTTAATATTCTGGGAACTGGATCTTTCTCAAATTGGTATTTTGCAGGAAATGCCATACAATGGACGTGATTACTGAAGACTTGACTGACTGTTATTTGCAAATCAACTCCTTGCTCAAAAAGAATAAACTAAGTGGATGTCCTGAACAGTTATAAATGAAGATATCTACAACTCATGGGAAGATTTCAAATGGTCCATTGTGAGATATAGTTTTATGACCTTGTGTGAGCCCATACATCTTTTGGGGTTTCAGGTTTTGATCTGTGTAACAGCGCAACTCAAATTTATCCCCGCACCTTTTCTATTCCCTAATACCATGCAACATTTTCTTTTATCTCTATTTGTTCCTCTTGTACTTGAGCATGTTTGTTTGCTACTgtccatcttgtacttgagcaTGTTTGTTTGCTACTGTCTGTATCAGTTTAATTGCTGGTAATTGCCGTTTTAATCACACAGTTTTTGAAGTATCCTTCGTGTTATGAGAGATTGTGTTGTATGTTTGGAGGCATTTAGTTTCATCCAATGTGAGAGCAAACTTCTTTGTAGGCAACATTAATGGGTTTCTTTCAATTTCTCGTAATTGATCTGAGAGGCCAATAATTTTCATCGGATGCCAATTTGAGCCTCCACATGCGATTGTTTTTGTTGTGGCGCGGCAAGGAGGTTCACGATCCAACCTTTTGTTGGTTATCATGCAGTGTGCCACTATTAATATTCTAGGAATGAGAAACCTGAATCTTCGTGTGAATAGACCTATGGAGGTGTCTGTTAGGTAGCTGGCTTCCTCCTGCTATTGGATGGATGGATGCAGGTCAATTCTGACAGGGCAGAGGTTTATGCCCCGGCCCCCGCTGTGCGTGAAAGAGTAATTTGGAATATGTTAGTATGTGGTTTTGCCTAGTTATTTGCGTTCATCTAATGCACCTGAACTTTGGAGTGCCTATGAAGGCTTGCAGTTAGCCTAGGTTATAAACTTGGAGCTGTAGAGCTTCAATTAAAAGATGttattgtttttaagtgtttgttCAGTGTGTCAACTTTGAATGATCATGGTTGGAATTCAGTCGAGGACTAAGAGCTTCCTCCAAATaaatttgatgaatcatgtctatcATCCATAAGCTAATATGGCTGCTGAAAGTCCTTAATTCAACCCTCATCTAAATAATggattatttatgtttttgtccACCACGGCACCCTGTTAGTTATGTGTTATATCACAGAATTAAGGGACTACATAGTCCTTACCTTATCAATACATTCAAATAGAAATTTTAGATAAtctaattgatttaaaaaaaatagaaactaaACTTGACACTAACACATTTGAAAAAAGACTGTCTGTGTTGGTGTTGACTAcctacaccaacacttgtgaataagtttaatttattaattttttcaaattagTGAATAAGTTTAATTACTTGTGAAtaagtttaatttattaattttttcaaattagtgaataagtttaatttattaaatttttttcaaattattatgttAGTGTCCGGGATTGTGTTTAACGTTTCTGTGTTTCATAGAACTAAACTAAAAGAAGACATTTTACTCTTTCTACATTCAGTTGCAGCAAAGATGCAAAAGAACCAAACAAAGATACaaagaaaatacaaagaaaagaGACTAATTTGTCCCTTTTTGAAGAATTGATTTGTCATACATGTGCAAACTAATATTCCGAAAGACATTTacacttaatatttaatataataaatgttGAATTAAGAATTCAATTGTCTTAATCTATTTTTGGAATAGATTATAAGTTGGAGtattttttttgtcaaagagaATGAGTCATAATTTCTCATTCACATCAAACACACAGTGCAAACGTAGTCATATATCATTGTTATAAGTAGCCGTAGGATTTGATACCAGGTGGAAACATGAGCATCAGTGTTCAATCACTTCAATTATTGTTTATATTAAAATCAAAcaccaaagaaaaataaaaacacgcatcacaaaacaacaaaaatgtcATGCATTTCACAAGAGAAAAAAAAGGTTTTATAAGACCAGATTCTATAATGTGACAAACCAAGATTCCTTTTCATTCAcgtttttcatttaaaattttttttaataaaaataataatattttattaagtaAATACCACTA is a window encoding:
- the LOC131621885 gene encoding polyadenylate-binding protein-interacting protein 3-like isoform X1, which codes for MNLQPGQSKSSNGYGRRKSDREGAAKLENKMPSEKLNANRLASTGVIYGIKGDSYGSPSHDRLVYLTTCLIGQQVEVQVKNGSIYSGIFHATNTDKDFGIILKMARLTKDASSQRQKPAAEFISKAPSKILIIPAKELVQIIAQGVAVTSDGLPSEPHHDRYQEIMVDSLISQSHHAELGRELKPWVPDEDDLQCPELENIFDGQWNSILRGWDQFETNKALFGVKSTFNEELYTTKLEKGPQTRELEVRALRIAREIEGEETRDLHLAEERGLHFDEDFDIDEETRFSSVYRGKHVDDTYEDNEDILIDSYNSETFCGKFGSVDERSGEINCGEGNDGAHTLATSSPMDHQQSSQSSTGVGLTSTRAYDHAKQFASAIPSKSYSSSDVESRFQENPVQNLRGTSGNTKEENLQCEDVQLSKYEDSQTSLYLKKDLSPNASSYAPSSHILTKSHEKMESPGDLAYGKANGGTEYINSRGVGASSGSDSVRDVAASSGPGLSPSSSVGSLSSEKSSLNPNAKEFKPNPTAKNFIPSPARPSTPVSDSSFYFQPNVTTVPNMQGLPMSIGAGPTFTGQQPIMYNSQVSQMPTQAYFHPNAPQYGQLHGHPMQALYMPSYLPEMPYNGRDY
- the LOC131621885 gene encoding polyadenylate-binding protein-interacting protein 3-like isoform X2 — protein: MNLQPGQSKSSNGYGRRKSDREGAAKLENKMPSEKLNANRLASTGVIYGIKGDSYGSPSHDRLVYLTTCLIGQQVEVQVKNGSIYSGIFHATNTDKDFGIILKMARLTKDASSQRQKPAAEFISKAPSKILIIPAKELVQIIAQGVAVTSDGLPSEPHHDRYQEIMVDSLISQSHHAELGRELKPWVPDEDDLQCPELENIFDGQWNRGWDQFETNKALFGVKSTFNEELYTTKLEKGPQTRELEVRALRIAREIEGEETRDLHLAEERGLHFDEDFDIDEETRFSSVYRGKHVDDTYEDNEDILIDSYNSETFCGKFGSVDERSGEINCGEGNDGAHTLATSSPMDHQQSSQSSTGVGLTSTRAYDHAKQFASAIPSKSYSSSDVESRFQENPVQNLRGTSGNTKEENLQCEDVQLSKYEDSQTSLYLKKDLSPNASSYAPSSHILTKSHEKMESPGDLAYGKANGGTEYINSRGVGASSGSDSVRDVAASSGPGLSPSSSVGSLSSEKSSLNPNAKEFKPNPTAKNFIPSPARPSTPVSDSSFYFQPNVTTVPNMQGLPMSIGAGPTFTGQQPIMYNSQVSQMPTQAYFHPNAPQYGQLHGHPMQALYMPSYLPEMPYNGRDY
- the LOC131621885 gene encoding polyadenylate-binding protein-interacting protein 3-like isoform X3; translation: MARLTKDASSQRQKPAAEFISKAPSKILIIPAKELVQIIAQGVAVTSDGLPSEPHHDRYQEIMVDSLISQSHHAELGRELKPWVPDEDDLQCPELENIFDGQWNSILRGWDQFETNKALFGVKSTFNEELYTTKLEKGPQTRELEVRALRIAREIEGEETRDLHLAEERGLHFDEDFDIDEETRFSSVYRGKHVDDTYEDNEDILIDSYNSETFCGKFGSVDERSGEINCGEGNDGAHTLATSSPMDHQQSSQSSTGVGLTSTRAYDHAKQFASAIPSKSYSSSDVESRFQENPVQNLRGTSGNTKEENLQCEDVQLSKYEDSQTSLYLKKDLSPNASSYAPSSHILTKSHEKMESPGDLAYGKANGGTEYINSRGVGASSGSDSVRDVAASSGPGLSPSSSVGSLSSEKSSLNPNAKEFKPNPTAKNFIPSPARPSTPVSDSSFYFQPNVTTVPNMQGLPMSIGAGPTFTGQQPIMYNSQVSQMPTQAYFHPNAPQYGQLHGHPMQALYMPSYLPEMPYNGRDY